One region of Athene noctua chromosome 18, bAthNoc1.hap1.1, whole genome shotgun sequence genomic DNA includes:
- the LOC141967885 gene encoding melanin-concentrating hormone receptor 1-like isoform X2: MAPTNSSRNFSTPEARNGSAEKPAPYTNVIMPSLFSIICFLGIVGNLIVIYTIVKKKKLRCKQTVPDIFIFNLSIVDLLFLLGMPFLIHQLLGNGSWYFGAPLCTIITALDTNSQITSTNILTVMTLDRYLATVYPLKSTYVRTPCVAALVICLVWLLSFLTIIPVWMYAGLMPLEDGTVRCALLLPNPETDIYWFTLYQFMLAFAVPLIVICVVYFKILQHMATTVVPLPQRSLQVRTKKVTRMAVAICSAFFICWAPFYILQLVHLGIDTPSMAFFYAYNFAISLGYANSCLNPFLYIALSETFKRQFLVAIRPAKEPCRNSSSVNNNSMTEASMCLKLAPESTQQTQFLEDFSSRSLPVTVAVH, encoded by the exons ATGGCCCCCACCAACTCCTCCCGCAACTTCTCCACGCCGGAGGCTCGGAACGGCTCAG CAGAGAAGCCAGCACCATACACCAACGTGATCATGCCCAGTCTCTTCAGCATCATCTGTTTCCTGGGCATTGTGGGGAACCTCATTGTCATCTACACTATCGTTAAGAAGAAGAAGCTTAGGTGCAAACAGACAGTGCCTGACATTTTCATCTTCAACCTCTCCATTGTggacctcctcttcctcctgggcATGCCCTTCCTCATCCACCAGCTCCTAGGCAACGGCTCGTGGTACTTCGGAGCTCCCCTATGCACCATCATCACTGCCCTGGACACAAACAGCCAGATCACCAGCACCAACATCCTTACCGTGATGACACTAGACCGTTACCTGGCGACTGTCTACCCTCTAAAGTCTACCTATGTCCGGACCCCGTGTGTTGCAGCTCTAGTTATCTGCTTGGTGTGGCTCCTCTCCTTCCTGACCATCATTCCCGTGTGGATGTATGCAGGTCTTATGCCTCTGGAGGATGGGACTGTCCGCTGCGCTCTCTTGCTTCCCAACCCAGAGACTGATATCTACTGGTTCACCCTCTATCAGTTCATGCTGGCATTTGCTGTGCCGTTGATAGTAATCTGCGTGGTTTATTTTAAGATCCTCCAGCACATGGCCACCACTGTGGTCCCACTGCCACAAAGGAGCCTCCAGGTACGTACGAAGAAAGTCACCCGCATGGCAGTTGCCATCTGCTCTGCCTTTTTTATTTGTTGGGCTCCCTTCTACATCCTCCAGCTGGTTCACCTCGGCATCGACACACCATCCATGGCCTTCTTTTATGCCTACAACTTTGCCATTAGCTTGGGCTATGCCAACAGCTGCCTCAATCCCTTCCTTTACATTGCCCTCAGCGAGACCTTCAAGCGCCAGTTCTTAGTGGCCATCCGCCCTGCAAAAGAGCCATGTCGCAACAGCAGCTCTGTCAACAACAACAGCATGACAGAGGCCAGCATGTGTCTGAAACTGGCACCAGAATCCACCCAGCAGACTCAGTTTCTGGAGGACTTTTCCTCACGTTCACTGCCTGTGACTGTGGCTGTTCACTAG
- the LOC141967885 gene encoding melanin-concentrating hormone receptor 1-like isoform X1 — protein MAPTNSSRNFSTPEARNGSVAEKPAPYTNVIMPSLFSIICFLGIVGNLIVIYTIVKKKKLRCKQTVPDIFIFNLSIVDLLFLLGMPFLIHQLLGNGSWYFGAPLCTIITALDTNSQITSTNILTVMTLDRYLATVYPLKSTYVRTPCVAALVICLVWLLSFLTIIPVWMYAGLMPLEDGTVRCALLLPNPETDIYWFTLYQFMLAFAVPLIVICVVYFKILQHMATTVVPLPQRSLQVRTKKVTRMAVAICSAFFICWAPFYILQLVHLGIDTPSMAFFYAYNFAISLGYANSCLNPFLYIALSETFKRQFLVAIRPAKEPCRNSSSVNNNSMTEASMCLKLAPESTQQTQFLEDFSSRSLPVTVAVH, from the exons ATGGCCCCCACCAACTCCTCCCGCAACTTCTCCACGCCGGAGGCTCGGAACGGCTCAG TAGCAGAGAAGCCAGCACCATACACCAACGTGATCATGCCCAGTCTCTTCAGCATCATCTGTTTCCTGGGCATTGTGGGGAACCTCATTGTCATCTACACTATCGTTAAGAAGAAGAAGCTTAGGTGCAAACAGACAGTGCCTGACATTTTCATCTTCAACCTCTCCATTGTggacctcctcttcctcctgggcATGCCCTTCCTCATCCACCAGCTCCTAGGCAACGGCTCGTGGTACTTCGGAGCTCCCCTATGCACCATCATCACTGCCCTGGACACAAACAGCCAGATCACCAGCACCAACATCCTTACCGTGATGACACTAGACCGTTACCTGGCGACTGTCTACCCTCTAAAGTCTACCTATGTCCGGACCCCGTGTGTTGCAGCTCTAGTTATCTGCTTGGTGTGGCTCCTCTCCTTCCTGACCATCATTCCCGTGTGGATGTATGCAGGTCTTATGCCTCTGGAGGATGGGACTGTCCGCTGCGCTCTCTTGCTTCCCAACCCAGAGACTGATATCTACTGGTTCACCCTCTATCAGTTCATGCTGGCATTTGCTGTGCCGTTGATAGTAATCTGCGTGGTTTATTTTAAGATCCTCCAGCACATGGCCACCACTGTGGTCCCACTGCCACAAAGGAGCCTCCAGGTACGTACGAAGAAAGTCACCCGCATGGCAGTTGCCATCTGCTCTGCCTTTTTTATTTGTTGGGCTCCCTTCTACATCCTCCAGCTGGTTCACCTCGGCATCGACACACCATCCATGGCCTTCTTTTATGCCTACAACTTTGCCATTAGCTTGGGCTATGCCAACAGCTGCCTCAATCCCTTCCTTTACATTGCCCTCAGCGAGACCTTCAAGCGCCAGTTCTTAGTGGCCATCCGCCCTGCAAAAGAGCCATGTCGCAACAGCAGCTCTGTCAACAACAACAGCATGACAGAGGCCAGCATGTGTCTGAAACTGGCACCAGAATCCACCCAGCAGACTCAGTTTCTGGAGGACTTTTCCTCACGTTCACTGCCTGTGACTGTGGCTGTTCACTAG